A single Lactuca sativa cultivar Salinas chromosome 8, Lsat_Salinas_v11, whole genome shotgun sequence DNA region contains:
- the LOC111878454 gene encoding uncharacterized protein LOC111878454 isoform X1, translated as MINSEINTIDVTGPTAFHKQPILAAKKVALRDNSNLNRDTNPAILLPVEGQSFMDSAKISGIKRHTPDYSSSSLLNNNSPHEHFNYPRRKVSQLNGKNTHPNYIASKTSVPRFKVSNDDDQMTERFIRLQNFIKQCDGSNHRENIQLLLRLSPLELSRHAVELEKRAIQLTIEEGQEMQRMQALNILGKPLATRNTMPIIQHKN; from the exons ATGATTAATTCCGAGATTAACACGATCGATGTAACCGGCCCAACCGCATTCCATAAACAGCCGATTTTAGCAGCCAAAAAAGTCGCACTGAGAGATAATAGTAACTTAAATCGCGACACAAATCCCGCAATTTTGCTTCCAGTGGAGGGTCAATCGTTCATGGATTCAGCTAAAATATCTGGAATCAAAAGGCATACGCCAGACTACTCTTCATCTTCTCTCTTGAACAATAACAGTCCACATGAACATTTCAATTACCCTCGCAGGAAAGTAAGCCAGTTAAATGGGAAGAATACGCATCCAAATTACATCGCTTCAAAGACATCTGTTCCTCGGTTTAAAGTTTCCAATGATGATGATCAGATGACAGAAAGATTCATTCGTCTGCAGAATTTCATCAAGCAATGTGATGGATCTAATCATAGAGAGAATATTCAAT TGCTCTTGCGATTATCTCCATTGGAACTTAGCAGACACGCAGTTGAGTTAGAAAAAAGAGCAATTCAGCTCACCATTGAAGAAG GACAAGAAATGCAACGAATGCAAGCATTAAATATATTGGGGAAGCCATTGGCAACCCGAAATACAATGCCAATAATACAACACAAGAACTGA
- the LOC111878421 gene encoding fasciclin-like arabinogalactan protein 21, producing the protein MTSIPLGPTFIYHHFSNHQSNGFNSIATFLRISLDLFLSTPKTTIFTISYSTISNLSILPYMTKHFLAYHISLEKLTLQDMFIKPIKACSLTLIQHQKVSITKNSNKHQVLEVNNVSITHPKLLLQGPAIHDIEGLFASFHLNQESITLPACESGGGGDRGHGFIKSKEEWGRVVKFLISSRFMSFAIVLKSMIQGILKNFPDLGSVSTKLSDAEPHRQARGFDGHEMGSNYKSNYT; encoded by the exons ATGACttcaatacccttggg acccactttcatttacCATCACTTCTCCAATCATCAATCAAATGGATTTAACTCCATAGCCACCTTCCTACGCATCTCATTGGACCTCTTCCTATCAACACCAAAAACCACCATTTTTACCATTTCTTATTCCACCATTTCCAACCTCTCAATCCTTCCTTACATGACCAAACACTTCCTCGCCTACCACATCTCACTGGAAAAACTAACACTCCAAGATATGTTCATAAAGCCCATAAAAGCATGCTCACTAACCTTGATTCAACACCAGAAAGTTTCAATCACGAAGAACAGTAACAAACATCAAGTTCTTGAAGTCAACAACGTGTCGATTACTCACCCGAAATTGTTACTTCAAGGACCCGCCATTCATGACATTGAAGGTTTGTTTGCTTCCTTCCATCTTAACCAAGAAAGTATAACATTACCGGCATGTGAatccggtggtggtggtgatcgTGGTCATGGATTTATCAAGAGCAAGGAAGAATGGGGGAGAGTGGTGAAATTTCTGATCTCATCCAGATTCATGTCGTTTGCCATTGTATTAAAATCAATGATTCAGGGGATTCTCAAAAATTTTCCAGATTTAGGTTCGGTGTCAACTAAACTCAGTGATGCAGAACCACACAGACAAGCTCGAGGATTCGATGGTCATGAAATGGGATCGAACTACAAATCAAATTACACATAA
- the LOC111878454 gene encoding uncharacterized protein LOC111878454 isoform X2: MINSEINTIDVTGPTAFHKQPILAAKKVALRDNSNLNRDTNPAILLPVEGQSFMDSAKISGIKRKVSQLNGKNTHPNYIASKTSVPRFKVSNDDDQMTERFIRLQNFIKQCDGSNHRENIQLLLRLSPLELSRHAVELEKRAIQLTIEEGQEMQRMQALNILGKPLATRNTMPIIQHKN; this comes from the exons ATGATTAATTCCGAGATTAACACGATCGATGTAACCGGCCCAACCGCATTCCATAAACAGCCGATTTTAGCAGCCAAAAAAGTCGCACTGAGAGATAATAGTAACTTAAATCGCGACACAAATCCCGCAATTTTGCTTCCAGTGGAGGGTCAATCGTTCATGGATTCAGCTAAAATATCTGGAATCAAAAG GAAAGTAAGCCAGTTAAATGGGAAGAATACGCATCCAAATTACATCGCTTCAAAGACATCTGTTCCTCGGTTTAAAGTTTCCAATGATGATGATCAGATGACAGAAAGATTCATTCGTCTGCAGAATTTCATCAAGCAATGTGATGGATCTAATCATAGAGAGAATATTCAAT TGCTCTTGCGATTATCTCCATTGGAACTTAGCAGACACGCAGTTGAGTTAGAAAAAAGAGCAATTCAGCTCACCATTGAAGAAG GACAAGAAATGCAACGAATGCAAGCATTAAATATATTGGGGAAGCCATTGGCAACCCGAAATACAATGCCAATAATACAACACAAGAACTGA